The following proteins are encoded in a genomic region of Nicotiana sylvestris chromosome 4, ASM39365v2, whole genome shotgun sequence:
- the LOC104221070 gene encoding histidine kinase 4 isoform X1 produces the protein MGDKMQNHHMLSVKENEQFDSKRKHRFVPSQCLLPKLFAFWIICCMVFSIFVYFSMDANQKEKRKEGLVSMCDQRARMLQDQFSVSVNHVHALAILVSTFHYEKNPSAIDQKTFAEYTARTAFERPLLSGVAYAERVLHSEREEFERQHGWTIKTMEREASPIRDEYSPVIFSQETVSYIESLDMMSGEEDRENIMRARASGKAVLTSPFRLLGSHHLGVVLTFPVYKSKLPQNPTEHERVEATAGYLGGAFDVESLVECLLGQLAANHPIIVNVYDVTNSSDPLIMYGHQNPNGDPTLKHVSKLDFGDPFRKHEMICRYLHEAPISRGAVTTAVFIFIIFLLIGYTGYKSASHINKVEDDFHKMQELKVQAEAADVAKSQFLATVSHEIRTPMNGILGMLALLLDTNLNSTQRDYAQTAQACGKSLITLINEVLDRAKIEAGKLELEAVPFDLRSILDDVLSLFSDESRRKGVELAVFVSDKVPEIVMGDPGRFRQVITNLVGNSVKFTEQGHIFVQVHLAEQTKDGVKKDTCLDGVSENVISPSGYHYETLSGYEVADSQNTWDTYKHIVASNGSYYESASKVANDDHSQNVTLMFCVEDTGIGIPFKAQDRVFTPFMQADSSTSRNYGGTGIGLSISKCLVELMGGQISFISRPQIGSTFSFTVNFLRCEKYSVGDLKKPHYDDLPTSFKGLNAIIVDGKPVRAAVTGYHLKRLGIRAEVVSSIKKVAATFGRNGSFVSNDRKLDMILVEKDLWISEDVDLNSHLPCIKPNGHVYKSPKMILLATNITNTEDEMAKAVGFAVIMKPLRASMMAACLKQLIGMGNKSQGIDMCNGSSLRGLLCGKKILVVDDNRVNRRVAAGALKKFGADVECAESGKAALSLLQLPHNFDACFMDIQMPEMDGFEATRLIRDLEGVTNEQLNGGLNCDGATKGHRWHMPILAMTADVIHATLEKCLKCGMDGYVSKPFEEENLYQAVSKFFESKPNSDQ, from the exons ATGGGTGATAAAATGCAAAACCACCACATGTTATCTGTGAAGGAGAATGAGCAATTTGACTCAAAGAGAAAGCACAGATTTGTGCCTTCTCAGTGTTTGCTTCCAAAACTTTTTGCTTTTTGGATTATTTGTTGTATGGTTTTTAGCATTTTTGTATACTTTTCTATGGATGCTAATCAGAAGGAGAAGAGAAAAGAAGGGTTAGTGAGTATGTGTGATCAAAGGGCAAGAATGTTACAAGATCAATTCAGTGTTAGTGTTAACCATGTTCATGCCCTTGCTATTCTTGTCTCAACTTTCCATTATGAGAAGAATCCATCTGCAATTGATCAG AAAACCTTTGCTGAGTACACTGCTAGAACAGCATTTGAGAGGCCACTATTAAGTGGGGTGGCATATGCAGAGAGAGTTTTACATTCAGAGAGGGAAGAATTTGAGAGACAACATGGATGGACTATTAAAACAATGGAAAGAGAGGCTTCACCTATCAGAGATGAGTATTCTCCAGTTATATTTTCTCAAGAAACTGTGTCCTACATAGAATCACTTGACATGATGTCAGGAGAG GAGGACCGTGAAAATATCATGAGAGCTAGGGCCAGCGGGAAGGCAGTTCTTACGAGTCCCTTCCGGCTTCTGGGTTCTCATCACCTTGGTGTTGTTTTGACATTCCCTGTTTACAAATCCAAGCTTCCGCAAAACCCGACTGAGCATGAACGTGTTGAAGCCACTGCAGG GTATCTTGGTGGAGCCTTTGATGTTGAATCTCTCGTTGAGTGTCTACTTGGGCAACTTGCTGCAAATCATCCGATTATTGTAAATGTCTATGATGTTACAAACTCTTCTGATCCTCTAATCATGTACGGACACCAGAACCCAAATGGTGATCCCACACTTAAGCATGTTAGCAAGCTTGATTTCGGTGATCCGTTTCGTAAGCATGAGATGATTTGTAG GTATCTTCATGAGGCTCCTATATCTCGGGGAGCAGTGACCACTGCAGTATTTATTTTTATCATCTTCCTCTTAATTGGCTACACGGGTTACAAATCCGCAAGCCACATTAATAAAGTAGAGGATGATTTCCATAAAATGCAGGAACTAAAGGTTCAAGCTGAAGCAGCTGATGTTGCTAAATCCCAG TTCTTGGCTACTGTTTCACATGAAATAAGAACTCCAATGAATGGGATCCTAG GAATGCTTGCTCTGCTCCTAGATACAAATCTGAATTCAACTCAAAGAGATTATGCTCAAACTGCTCAGGCTTGTGGAAAATCACTGATAACATTGATAAATGAAGTGCTTGATCGGGCCAAAATTGAAGCTGGCAAGTTAGAACTTGAGGCAGTTCCATTTGACCTTCGCTCGATACTAGATGATGTTCTTTCTTTATTCTCTGATGAGTCCAGGCGCAAAGGAGTTGAG TTGGCCGTCTTTGTTTCTGATAAAGTTCCTGAAATTGTTATGGGGGATCCAGGAAGATTCAGACAAGTGATAACAAATCTGGTTGGCAATTCGGTCAAA TTCACTGAACAAGGGCATATATTTGTTCAAGTTCATCTGGCTGAACAAACAAAAGATGGTGTGAAAAAAGATACCTGCTTGGATGGAGTATCTGAAAATGTAATTTCTCCTAGTGGTTATCATTATGAAACCTTAAGTGGTTATGAAGTTGCTGACAGTCAGAATACTTGGGACACCTACAAGCATATAGTTGCTAGCAATGGTTCGTATTATGAATCTGCAAGTAAGGTGGCGAATGATGATCACTCTCAGAATGTCACTCTAATGTTTTGTGTTGAGGATACGGGGATTGGGATCCCTTTCAAAGCACAAGATCGAGTTTTCACTCCATTTATGCAGGCAGACAGTTCAACCTCTAGAAACTATGGAGGAACAGGTATTGGATTAAGCATTAGCAAGTGTCTTGTTGAGCTGATGGGTGGTCAAATAAGTTTCATTAGCCGTCCCCAGATTGGAAGCACATTTTCTTTCACCGTTAACTTCCTAAGATGTGAGAAATATTCTGTTGGCGATCTGAAAAAACCTCATTATGATGATTTGCCTACTTCATTTAAAGGACTGAATGCTATTATTGTTGATGGAAAGCCTGTAAGAGCCGCTGTAACAGGATACCATCTGAAAAGACTTGGTATTCGGGCGGAAGTTGTCAGTAGCATCAAGAAAGTAGCTGCTACTTTTGGGAGAAATGGTTCTTTTGTTTCCAA TGACAGGAAGCTGGACATGATTTTGGTCGAGAAGGACTTGTGGATATCTGAAGATGTTGACTTAAATTCACACTTGCCATGCATCAAACCAAATGGACACGTGTACAAGTCACCCAAGATGATCCTCCTGGCAACTAATATCACCAACACTGAAGATGAAATGGCTAAAGCCGTAGGTTTTGCGGTGATAATGAAACCTCTTAGAGCAAGTATGATGGCTGCATGCCTTAAGCAGCTAATTGGAATGGGCAACAAGAGCCAGGGAATAGATATGTGCAATGGATCTTCCCTTCGTGGCCTATTGTGTGGTAAGAAAATTTTGGTGGTAGATGATAATAGAGTAAATCGCAGGGTTGCTGCTGGTGCGCTCAAAAAATTTGGGGCTGACGTAGAGTGTGCTGAAAGTGGGAAAGCTGCTCTTTCATTGCTTCAGTTACCACACAATTTTGATGCTTGCTTTATGGATATTCAGATGCCAGAAATGGATGG GTTTGAGGCTACACGTCTAATTCGGGATCTAGAGGGCGTCACAAATGAACAACTAAATGGAGGATTGAACTGTGATGGAGCTACAAAAGGGCACAGGTGGCACATGCCAATATTGGCCATGACCGCGGATGTAATTCATGCCACATTAGAGAAATGCCTCAAGTGTGGGATGGATGGTTACGTCTCAAAACCATTCGAAGAAGAGAATCTTTATCAAGCTGTATCCAAGTTCTTTGAATCCAAGCCTAACTCGGACCAGTAG
- the LOC104221070 gene encoding histidine kinase 4 isoform X2, producing the protein MEIAYVHFCKKTFAEYTARTAFERPLLSGVAYAERVLHSEREEFERQHGWTIKTMEREASPIRDEYSPVIFSQETVSYIESLDMMSGEEDRENIMRARASGKAVLTSPFRLLGSHHLGVVLTFPVYKSKLPQNPTEHERVEATAGYLGGAFDVESLVECLLGQLAANHPIIVNVYDVTNSSDPLIMYGHQNPNGDPTLKHVSKLDFGDPFRKHEMICRYLHEAPISRGAVTTAVFIFIIFLLIGYTGYKSASHINKVEDDFHKMQELKVQAEAADVAKSQFLATVSHEIRTPMNGILGMLALLLDTNLNSTQRDYAQTAQACGKSLITLINEVLDRAKIEAGKLELEAVPFDLRSILDDVLSLFSDESRRKGVELAVFVSDKVPEIVMGDPGRFRQVITNLVGNSVKFTEQGHIFVQVHLAEQTKDGVKKDTCLDGVSENVISPSGYHYETLSGYEVADSQNTWDTYKHIVASNGSYYESASKVANDDHSQNVTLMFCVEDTGIGIPFKAQDRVFTPFMQADSSTSRNYGGTGIGLSISKCLVELMGGQISFISRPQIGSTFSFTVNFLRCEKYSVGDLKKPHYDDLPTSFKGLNAIIVDGKPVRAAVTGYHLKRLGIRAEVVSSIKKVAATFGRNGSFVSNDRKLDMILVEKDLWISEDVDLNSHLPCIKPNGHVYKSPKMILLATNITNTEDEMAKAVGFAVIMKPLRASMMAACLKQLIGMGNKSQGIDMCNGSSLRGLLCGKKILVVDDNRVNRRVAAGALKKFGADVECAESGKAALSLLQLPHNFDACFMDIQMPEMDGFEATRLIRDLEGVTNEQLNGGLNCDGATKGHRWHMPILAMTADVIHATLEKCLKCGMDGYVSKPFEEENLYQAVSKFFESKPNSDQ; encoded by the exons ATGGAAATAGCTTACGTTCATTTCTGCAAG AAAACCTTTGCTGAGTACACTGCTAGAACAGCATTTGAGAGGCCACTATTAAGTGGGGTGGCATATGCAGAGAGAGTTTTACATTCAGAGAGGGAAGAATTTGAGAGACAACATGGATGGACTATTAAAACAATGGAAAGAGAGGCTTCACCTATCAGAGATGAGTATTCTCCAGTTATATTTTCTCAAGAAACTGTGTCCTACATAGAATCACTTGACATGATGTCAGGAGAG GAGGACCGTGAAAATATCATGAGAGCTAGGGCCAGCGGGAAGGCAGTTCTTACGAGTCCCTTCCGGCTTCTGGGTTCTCATCACCTTGGTGTTGTTTTGACATTCCCTGTTTACAAATCCAAGCTTCCGCAAAACCCGACTGAGCATGAACGTGTTGAAGCCACTGCAGG GTATCTTGGTGGAGCCTTTGATGTTGAATCTCTCGTTGAGTGTCTACTTGGGCAACTTGCTGCAAATCATCCGATTATTGTAAATGTCTATGATGTTACAAACTCTTCTGATCCTCTAATCATGTACGGACACCAGAACCCAAATGGTGATCCCACACTTAAGCATGTTAGCAAGCTTGATTTCGGTGATCCGTTTCGTAAGCATGAGATGATTTGTAG GTATCTTCATGAGGCTCCTATATCTCGGGGAGCAGTGACCACTGCAGTATTTATTTTTATCATCTTCCTCTTAATTGGCTACACGGGTTACAAATCCGCAAGCCACATTAATAAAGTAGAGGATGATTTCCATAAAATGCAGGAACTAAAGGTTCAAGCTGAAGCAGCTGATGTTGCTAAATCCCAG TTCTTGGCTACTGTTTCACATGAAATAAGAACTCCAATGAATGGGATCCTAG GAATGCTTGCTCTGCTCCTAGATACAAATCTGAATTCAACTCAAAGAGATTATGCTCAAACTGCTCAGGCTTGTGGAAAATCACTGATAACATTGATAAATGAAGTGCTTGATCGGGCCAAAATTGAAGCTGGCAAGTTAGAACTTGAGGCAGTTCCATTTGACCTTCGCTCGATACTAGATGATGTTCTTTCTTTATTCTCTGATGAGTCCAGGCGCAAAGGAGTTGAG TTGGCCGTCTTTGTTTCTGATAAAGTTCCTGAAATTGTTATGGGGGATCCAGGAAGATTCAGACAAGTGATAACAAATCTGGTTGGCAATTCGGTCAAA TTCACTGAACAAGGGCATATATTTGTTCAAGTTCATCTGGCTGAACAAACAAAAGATGGTGTGAAAAAAGATACCTGCTTGGATGGAGTATCTGAAAATGTAATTTCTCCTAGTGGTTATCATTATGAAACCTTAAGTGGTTATGAAGTTGCTGACAGTCAGAATACTTGGGACACCTACAAGCATATAGTTGCTAGCAATGGTTCGTATTATGAATCTGCAAGTAAGGTGGCGAATGATGATCACTCTCAGAATGTCACTCTAATGTTTTGTGTTGAGGATACGGGGATTGGGATCCCTTTCAAAGCACAAGATCGAGTTTTCACTCCATTTATGCAGGCAGACAGTTCAACCTCTAGAAACTATGGAGGAACAGGTATTGGATTAAGCATTAGCAAGTGTCTTGTTGAGCTGATGGGTGGTCAAATAAGTTTCATTAGCCGTCCCCAGATTGGAAGCACATTTTCTTTCACCGTTAACTTCCTAAGATGTGAGAAATATTCTGTTGGCGATCTGAAAAAACCTCATTATGATGATTTGCCTACTTCATTTAAAGGACTGAATGCTATTATTGTTGATGGAAAGCCTGTAAGAGCCGCTGTAACAGGATACCATCTGAAAAGACTTGGTATTCGGGCGGAAGTTGTCAGTAGCATCAAGAAAGTAGCTGCTACTTTTGGGAGAAATGGTTCTTTTGTTTCCAA TGACAGGAAGCTGGACATGATTTTGGTCGAGAAGGACTTGTGGATATCTGAAGATGTTGACTTAAATTCACACTTGCCATGCATCAAACCAAATGGACACGTGTACAAGTCACCCAAGATGATCCTCCTGGCAACTAATATCACCAACACTGAAGATGAAATGGCTAAAGCCGTAGGTTTTGCGGTGATAATGAAACCTCTTAGAGCAAGTATGATGGCTGCATGCCTTAAGCAGCTAATTGGAATGGGCAACAAGAGCCAGGGAATAGATATGTGCAATGGATCTTCCCTTCGTGGCCTATTGTGTGGTAAGAAAATTTTGGTGGTAGATGATAATAGAGTAAATCGCAGGGTTGCTGCTGGTGCGCTCAAAAAATTTGGGGCTGACGTAGAGTGTGCTGAAAGTGGGAAAGCTGCTCTTTCATTGCTTCAGTTACCACACAATTTTGATGCTTGCTTTATGGATATTCAGATGCCAGAAATGGATGG GTTTGAGGCTACACGTCTAATTCGGGATCTAGAGGGCGTCACAAATGAACAACTAAATGGAGGATTGAACTGTGATGGAGCTACAAAAGGGCACAGGTGGCACATGCCAATATTGGCCATGACCGCGGATGTAATTCATGCCACATTAGAGAAATGCCTCAAGTGTGGGATGGATGGTTACGTCTCAAAACCATTCGAAGAAGAGAATCTTTATCAAGCTGTATCCAAGTTCTTTGAATCCAAGCCTAACTCGGACCAGTAG
- the LOC104221071 gene encoding U-box domain-containing protein 21-like, producing the protein MMSTWRKRRAAKRSTSKKELIEEKTMELLMIPSHFKCPISLDLMKDPVTLSTGITYDRESIETWIEGGNQTCPITKQGLKSLEPIPNHTMRKMIQQWCVENKDHGVERIPTPRIPVTSSEVTEILRKIESCCLKEQHDSKNSCRALVLKMKIMIKESARNRRCFITNGAAKILSSTLVGFSEKLSVHDVETMEEILSTLTILLPLDGESKSTLGSKSSLNCLVWFLKCGSLSSRRNSVLLLKEIMKIEEKWRVEELLKIDGALEALVKLVKEPICPTTTKASLLTIYHMVNSSQIINQKARVKFADLGLVELLIEILVDCEKSICEKALGILVGICSSEEGKRRAYGYALTIPVLIKKLLRVSDLATEFSVSILWKLIGKREQRENGNVVLIEALQVGAFQKLLLLIQVGCSERTKEKASELLKLLNLHRGRIECIDSLDLKNLKRPF; encoded by the coding sequence ATGATGTCAACATGGAGAAAGAGAAGAGCAGCAAAGAGAAGCACATCAAAGAAAGAATTAATAGAGGAAAAAACTATGGAGTTGTTAATGATTCCTAGCCATTTCAAATGTCCAATTTCTTTAGATTTAATGAAGGATCCAGTGACTTTATCCACAGGGATAACATACGATCGAGAGAGTATTGAAACATGGATTGAGGGTGGAAATCAAACATGTCCAATCACCAAACAAGGATTGAAATCTCTTGAGCCAATTCCCAATCACACCATGAGAAAAATGATCCAACAATGGTGTGTTGAGAATAAAGATCACGGAGTTGAGAGAATCCCAACTCCAAGAATTCCCGTTACCTCATCAGAGGTAACGGAGATTCTTAGGAAGATTGAGTCTTGCTGCTTAAAAGAGCAGCACGACTCAAAGAACTCTTGTCGAGCACTGGTCTTGAAAATGAAGATAATGATAAAAGAAAGCGCGAGGAATAGACGTTGTTTTATCACCAATGGAGCTGCAAAGATCTTATCATCTACACTTGTTGGATTTTCGGAGAAATTATCGGTCCATGATGTTGAAACAATGGAAGAAATCTTATCAACTTTGACTATTTTATTGCCTCTAGATGGTGAGTCAAAGTCAACTCTTGGATCAAAATCATCGTTAAATTGCTTGGTTTGGTTCTTGAAATGTGGGAGTTTATCAAGCAGGAGAAATTCAGTTTTATTGCTAAAAGAAATTATGAAAATAGAGGAAAAATGGAGAGTAGAAGAGTTATTAAAAATTGATGGAGCTTTAGAAGCTTTAGTGAAGCTGGTGAAAGAGCCAATTTGCCCTACTACTACAAAAGCTTCATTATTAACTATTTACCATATGGTTAATTCATCTCAAATTATAAACCAAAAGGCTAGAGTGAAATTTGCTGATTTGGGGTTAGTGGAATTGCTTATAGAGATACTTGTGGATTGTGAAAAAAGCATATGTGAAAAAGCATTAggtattttggttggaatttgCAGCTcagaagaaggaaaaagaaggGCTTATGGTTATGCTTTAACCATTCCTGTTTTGATCAAGAAATTATTGAGAGTTTCAGATTTGGCAACTGaattttcagtttcaattttaTGGAAACTAATTGGGAAGAGGGAGCAAAGGGAAAATGGTAATGTTGTGCTAATTGAAGCACTTCAAGTTGGTGCTTTTCAGAAATTATTGTTGCTAATACAAGTTGGTTGTAGTGAAAGAACTAAGGAGAAGGCAAGTGAGTTGTTGAAATTGTTGAATTTGCATAGAGGTAGGATAGAGTGTATTGATTCTTTGGACTTGAAGAACCTAAAAAGGCCATTTTGA